A portion of the Natronococcus sp. AD-5 genome contains these proteins:
- a CDS encoding TlpA family protein disulfide reductase — MRRRDVLAGLGSAGVIVGGGAIAVSGVPSTDDLLDREGSQQEPDEPLEVETVDAPGSEAGTALVPATDRPTFVDVFGTWCPPCVEQMPALAEANDRIGDDVFFISVTNESVGENGSITEAELVDWWDEHDGNWTLGLDSTAEVTERYLVSGYPSAAAIDASGRVQWSESGVKTADELVAGIELALESGTGE, encoded by the coding sequence ATGCGCCGACGGGACGTCCTCGCCGGACTCGGAAGTGCGGGCGTGATCGTCGGTGGCGGCGCGATTGCGGTGTCCGGCGTCCCGTCTACCGACGACCTCCTCGACCGGGAAGGGAGCCAGCAGGAGCCGGACGAACCCCTCGAGGTCGAGACGGTCGACGCGCCGGGAAGCGAGGCGGGCACCGCGCTCGTCCCCGCGACCGACCGGCCGACGTTCGTCGACGTCTTCGGGACCTGGTGTCCGCCGTGCGTCGAACAGATGCCGGCGCTCGCCGAAGCCAACGATCGGATCGGCGACGACGTGTTCTTCATCTCCGTGACGAACGAGTCGGTCGGCGAGAACGGCTCGATCACGGAAGCGGAACTCGTCGACTGGTGGGACGAACACGACGGGAACTGGACGCTGGGACTCGATTCGACCGCGGAAGTCACCGAGCGGTACCTCGTGAGCGGCTACCCCTCCGCCGCCGCGATCGACGCCTCGGGGCGGGTGCAGTGGTCCGAGTCGGGCGTCAAGACCGCCGACGAGCTCGTCGCCGGAATCGAACTGGCGCTCGAGTCGGGAACGGGCGAATGA
- a CDS encoding universal stress protein: MYQELLLATDGSDGARQATDHAIELANRLDAALHVVSVSEEGPHAEKKRDQMRADLEDQAAEALERAETDAAGHGIEVATTIRHGVPQDEIIDVAKEHGADMIIMGTVGRTGLDHLIVGSVAEEVVRNAPVPVVTVREET; the protein is encoded by the coding sequence ATGTACCAGGAGCTCCTGCTCGCGACGGACGGTAGTGACGGTGCTCGCCAGGCAACCGACCACGCGATCGAGCTCGCGAACCGACTCGACGCGGCGCTGCACGTCGTCTCGGTCTCCGAGGAAGGACCCCACGCCGAGAAGAAGCGCGACCAGATGCGAGCCGACCTCGAGGACCAGGCCGCGGAGGCGCTCGAGCGAGCCGAGACGGACGCCGCCGGCCACGGTATCGAGGTCGCGACGACCATCCGCCACGGCGTTCCCCAGGACGAGATCATCGACGTCGCGAAGGAACACGGGGCCGACATGATCATCATGGGAACGGTCGGGCGAACGGGGCTCGACCACCTGATCGTCGGCAGCGTCGCCGAGGAGGTCGTCCGGAACGCCCCGGTGCCCGTCGTCACGGTTCGCGAGGAGACGTGA
- a CDS encoding zinc ribbon domain-containing protein codes for MSSDRRRGRERGRGAPYCSHCGESLEPSMNYCPSCGRRSGDSSNSGAVGTGASNPGADPTGGRPALEQRIAAAMADGWELEHDFGDRVVMVRRSVGGADEHLVVAALTIWWTMGLGNALYGLYRYVGDAERMVLRDDRVGDEVEASGSRWETVSRLGAAGCLTTALALAGLAVVYSAAAVAPILAALAVGFATVGVGVLPSVRRRLGARQSVTANGYTRSVDERAIVAYDRPCAACADPVGRGLERTYRKAFCVLGIPLAISEGRNYYCRRCANAEATPSAAANREADRSESVDVESSR; via the coding sequence ATGAGCAGTGATCGTCGCCGAGGACGAGAGCGCGGCCGGGGCGCCCCGTACTGCTCGCACTGCGGCGAGTCGCTCGAGCCGTCGATGAACTACTGTCCGTCTTGCGGTCGTCGGAGCGGCGACTCGTCGAATTCGGGAGCGGTCGGCACCGGCGCCTCGAATCCCGGTGCCGATCCGACGGGGGGTCGACCGGCGCTCGAGCAACGGATCGCGGCTGCGATGGCGGACGGCTGGGAACTCGAGCACGACTTCGGCGACCGCGTCGTCATGGTTCGGCGGTCCGTCGGCGGCGCCGACGAGCACCTCGTCGTCGCGGCGCTGACGATCTGGTGGACGATGGGCCTCGGCAACGCGCTGTACGGGCTCTACCGGTACGTCGGCGACGCCGAGCGGATGGTGCTTAGGGACGACCGGGTCGGCGACGAAGTGGAGGCGTCGGGATCGCGGTGGGAGACGGTGAGCCGGCTCGGCGCCGCGGGCTGTCTGACGACGGCGCTCGCCCTCGCGGGGCTGGCGGTCGTCTACTCGGCCGCCGCGGTCGCGCCGATCCTCGCCGCGCTCGCGGTCGGGTTCGCCACCGTCGGCGTCGGCGTCCTCCCGTCGGTCCGGCGACGCCTCGGCGCGCGCCAGTCGGTGACGGCGAACGGGTACACGCGTTCGGTCGACGAGCGCGCGATCGTCGCGTACGACCGCCCGTGTGCGGCGTGCGCCGATCCCGTCGGCCGCGGCCTCGAGCGCACCTACCGGAAGGCGTTCTGCGTGCTCGGGATTCCGCTAGCGATTTCGGAGGGACGTAACTACTACTGTCGGCGGTGTGCGAACGCCGAGGCGACGCCGTCGGCGGCAGCGAACCGCGAGGCCGACCGGTCGGAGTCGGTAGACGTCGAATCCAGCCGGTAA
- a CDS encoding fumarylacetoacetate hydrolase family protein, with product MKYVRFRDPAGAVRRGEFESGRVHFANESYALSDDEIDVLPPCEPSKIVCIGRNYAAHADEMDSDVPDRPLLFLKPPNALAAHGDTVTAPAGKERIDYEAELGVVVGEQCRHVPEADAMDVVDGFTCVNDISNRDDQGQEQNWIRGKAFDGAAPIGPVLATPDEVPDDAAVRSRVDGETKQDGSLDRLIFSIPELIAEITSYLTLEPGDVIATGTPEGVGPLEDGAAVEIEVEGVGTLEHSIRLP from the coding sequence ATGAAATACGTTCGATTCCGCGACCCCGCCGGCGCCGTTCGCCGCGGCGAGTTCGAGAGCGGCCGCGTCCACTTCGCGAACGAGAGCTACGCGCTCTCCGACGACGAGATCGACGTCCTCCCGCCGTGCGAGCCCTCGAAGATCGTCTGTATCGGACGCAACTACGCGGCTCACGCGGACGAGATGGACTCGGACGTGCCGGATCGACCGCTGCTCTTCTTGAAGCCGCCGAACGCGCTCGCGGCTCACGGCGACACCGTCACCGCCCCCGCCGGCAAGGAGCGAATCGACTACGAGGCCGAACTCGGCGTCGTCGTCGGCGAGCAGTGCCGGCACGTCCCCGAGGCGGACGCGATGGACGTCGTGGACGGGTTCACCTGCGTCAACGACATCTCGAACCGCGACGACCAGGGCCAGGAGCAAAACTGGATCCGCGGGAAGGCGTTCGACGGCGCGGCGCCGATCGGGCCGGTGCTCGCCACCCCCGACGAGGTTCCCGACGACGCGGCCGTCCGGTCGCGCGTCGACGGCGAGACGAAACAGGACGGCTCGCTCGACCGGCTCATCTTCTCGATCCCGGAACTGATCGCCGAGATCACGTCCTACCTCACGCTCGAGCCGGGCGACGTGATCGCGACCGGGACGCCGGAGGGCGTCGGTCCGCTCGAGGACGGCGCCGCCGTCGAGATCGAGGTGGAGGGCGTCGGGACGCTCGAGCACTCGATCAGACTCCCCTGA
- a CDS encoding MBL fold metallo-hydrolase, with amino-acid sequence MTVRYGAVDVDWLGYATARLEGETGAVVYTDPGRYGVLDDYDARDGDLILVSHDHHYDPEGIRRVAREDAIVVVHEAIDADEIDRVDERPEELPYEVERVGADESFVLGPLDLYTTPAYNEPGGPYTDEDGTPYHHEGEGCGFGVTIDGVTAFWPGDTDVLPVHEELAVDLFLPPIGGAFTMDRHDAAGLAETMRPGLVLPIHYDTFEALETDAEAFVVDVATRGVPVVLDEN; translated from the coding sequence ATGACCGTTCGATACGGTGCGGTCGACGTCGACTGGCTCGGCTACGCGACCGCTCGCCTCGAGGGCGAGACGGGAGCGGTCGTCTACACGGATCCCGGCCGCTACGGGGTTCTCGACGACTACGACGCCCGCGACGGCGATCTGATCCTGGTGAGTCACGACCACCACTACGACCCGGAGGGCATCCGACGGGTCGCCCGCGAGGACGCGATCGTCGTCGTCCACGAGGCGATCGACGCCGACGAGATCGACCGCGTCGACGAACGGCCCGAGGAGCTTCCCTACGAGGTCGAACGCGTCGGCGCCGACGAGTCGTTCGTCCTCGGACCGCTCGACCTGTACACGACGCCGGCGTACAACGAACCCGGCGGACCGTACACGGACGAGGACGGGACGCCCTACCACCACGAGGGCGAGGGCTGCGGGTTCGGCGTCACGATCGACGGCGTCACCGCGTTCTGGCCCGGCGACACGGACGTGCTTCCGGTCCACGAGGAGCTGGCCGTCGACCTCTTCCTGCCACCGATCGGCGGCGCGTTCACGATGGATCGCCACGACGCGGCCGGACTCGCCGAGACGATGCGTCCGGGGCTCGTGTTGCCGATCCACTACGACACGTTCGAGGCGCTCGAGACCGACGCGGAAGCGTTCGTCGTCGATGTCGCGACGCGAGGCGTGCCGGTCGTCCTCGACGAGAATTAA
- a CDS encoding ATP-binding protein → MPSPSESNSKLQTRVRQQEVVAELGKQALEIDDLDRLLYDASAAVAETLDNEYAAVLELLPDGDEGVLRQGVGWDDELVGPARVSADREFQTGHTLLTERPVIVDDLRTERRFSGCELLAEHGAVSGISVTVGSVEDPWGVLGTYTAERCEFTEHDANFVQSVANILATAIENDRARRDLQEIYGRISDAFFALNEDWEFTYLNDRAHELINPENRELVGKTVWDEFPGAINRDFRPKYERAMYEQEALSFEEYYSDPLDRWFEVRAYPSKTGLSVYFQDVTDRKLREQELELFRALLDHSHDSVLVIEPHTGRFLDVNETACRRLGYDRDELLELSVHDMERRFADVEAWRSHAEDVKNEGAVTITGEHERKDGSTYPAEVNVAHVELDQEYMVAIARDITKRRERERELEESNKRLEQFAYAASHDLQEPLRMVSSYLQLIERRYEDEFDEDGEEFLEFAVDGADRMREMIDGLLEYSRVETRGDPFEPVALEEILEHVVEDLQFQIEETNATITTERLPRVRGDASQLRQLFQNLLSNAITYCGDEPPRVHVSAERNGRKWTISVRDEGIGIDPDDQDRVFEVFQRLHTHDAHQGTGIGLALCQRIVERHDGEIWVDSEPGEGSTFSLTLPAARDR, encoded by the coding sequence ATGCCTTCGCCCTCCGAGTCTAACAGCAAACTCCAGACGCGCGTTCGTCAACAGGAGGTCGTTGCTGAACTCGGAAAGCAAGCGCTCGAGATCGACGATCTCGATCGGCTTCTGTACGACGCCTCGGCCGCCGTCGCCGAGACGTTAGACAACGAGTACGCGGCGGTTCTCGAGTTGCTTCCCGACGGCGACGAGGGCGTTCTTCGACAGGGCGTCGGGTGGGACGACGAACTGGTCGGACCGGCGAGGGTGAGCGCGGATCGGGAATTCCAGACGGGCCACACGCTGCTCACCGAACGCCCGGTTATCGTCGACGATCTCCGGACCGAACGGCGATTTTCCGGTTGCGAGTTGCTCGCCGAGCACGGGGCCGTAAGCGGTATCAGCGTGACCGTCGGCTCGGTCGAAGATCCGTGGGGCGTGCTGGGAACGTACACGGCGGAGCGGTGCGAGTTCACGGAGCACGACGCGAACTTCGTACAGAGCGTCGCGAACATCCTCGCGACGGCGATCGAGAACGACCGAGCGCGGCGCGACCTCCAGGAGATTTACGGTCGCATCTCGGACGCGTTCTTCGCGCTCAACGAAGACTGGGAGTTCACCTACCTCAACGACCGCGCTCACGAGTTGATCAACCCCGAGAACCGGGAACTGGTCGGCAAGACGGTGTGGGACGAGTTTCCCGGAGCGATCAACCGGGATTTCAGACCGAAGTACGAGCGGGCGATGTACGAACAGGAAGCCCTCTCGTTCGAGGAGTACTATTCCGATCCGCTCGACAGGTGGTTCGAGGTGCGAGCCTACCCCTCGAAGACGGGGCTGTCGGTGTACTTTCAGGACGTCACCGACCGCAAGCTTCGAGAACAGGAACTCGAGCTGTTTCGGGCCCTCCTCGATCACTCCCACGATAGCGTACTGGTAATCGAGCCGCATACGGGACGGTTCCTGGACGTCAACGAGACCGCCTGCCGGCGGCTCGGGTACGATCGAGACGAACTGCTCGAGTTATCGGTACACGACATGGAGCGGCGGTTCGCAGACGTCGAAGCGTGGCGATCCCACGCCGAGGACGTAAAGAACGAGGGTGCGGTGACGATCACCGGGGAACACGAGCGAAAGGACGGCTCCACGTACCCGGCGGAGGTCAACGTCGCACACGTCGAACTGGATCAGGAGTACATGGTCGCGATCGCACGCGACATTACGAAGCGGCGAGAGCGCGAACGCGAACTCGAGGAGTCGAACAAACGCCTCGAACAGTTCGCCTACGCCGCCTCCCACGACCTCCAGGAGCCGCTGCGGATGGTCTCGAGCTACCTGCAACTCATCGAACGACGGTACGAGGACGAGTTCGACGAGGACGGCGAGGAGTTCCTCGAGTTCGCCGTCGACGGCGCGGATCGAATGCGCGAGATGATCGACGGCCTCCTCGAGTACTCGCGCGTGGAAACCCGGGGCGATCCGTTCGAACCGGTCGCCCTCGAGGAGATCCTCGAGCACGTCGTCGAGGATCTCCAGTTCCAGATCGAGGAGACGAACGCCACGATCACGACCGAACGGCTTCCCCGCGTGCGGGGTGACGCCAGCCAGTTGCGTCAGCTCTTCCAGAACCTCCTTTCCAACGCGATCACGTACTGCGGCGACGAGCCGCCTCGCGTGCACGTCTCGGCCGAACGGAACGGTCGGAAGTGGACGATTTCGGTTCGCGACGAGGGGATCGGCATCGATCCCGACGATCAGGACCGCGTGTTCGAGGTCTTCCAGCGCCTCCACACCCACGACGCACACCAAGGAACCGGCATCGGACTCGCACTCTGCCAGCGCATCGTCGAGCGCCACGACGGCGAGATCTGGGTCGACTCCGAACCGGGCGAAGGATCGACGTTCTCGCTTACGCTTCCTGCGGCGCGTGATCGGTGA
- a CDS encoding cytochrome c biogenesis CcdA family protein, whose translation MSDATLLSTIAFPLVAGVATFFSPCAYPLLPGYVGFYASQTDRETASLSGSLVRGATAGLGVLAAFTALFGATFVIGHSTLSNVVVFEPIVGAILVAFGVLVLFDRAPSLSIALPKRRSSALGFGIFGVGYALAAAGCVAPVFVAVTSYSLTLSLFEAALVVGTYVGTVTLLMVSLTVATGVGVVASGGWLASRTKTIERLAGAIMIVAGIGQLYLAIFVLDAI comes from the coding sequence ATGAGCGACGCGACGTTGCTTTCGACGATAGCGTTTCCGCTGGTCGCCGGGGTCGCGACGTTTTTCTCGCCGTGTGCGTATCCGCTTCTGCCGGGGTACGTCGGCTTTTACGCCAGTCAAACCGACCGGGAGACGGCTTCCCTGTCGGGCTCGCTCGTCAGGGGCGCGACCGCGGGACTGGGCGTTCTCGCGGCGTTCACCGCACTCTTCGGCGCGACGTTCGTGATCGGTCACTCGACGCTGTCGAACGTCGTCGTCTTCGAACCGATCGTCGGCGCGATCCTCGTCGCGTTCGGCGTGCTCGTCCTCTTCGATCGCGCTCCGTCGCTGTCGATCGCACTCCCGAAGCGGCGCTCGAGCGCGCTGGGGTTCGGCATCTTCGGCGTCGGGTACGCGCTCGCCGCTGCGGGGTGCGTCGCTCCGGTCTTCGTCGCCGTCACGTCGTACTCGCTCACGCTTTCCCTCTTCGAGGCGGCGCTCGTCGTCGGCACGTACGTCGGAACCGTCACCCTCCTCATGGTCTCTCTGACCGTCGCGACCGGCGTCGGAGTCGTCGCGAGCGGCGGCTGGCTCGCCTCCCGCACGAAAACCATCGAGCGACTCGCCGGGGCGATCATGATCGTCGCCGGGATCGGACAGCTGTACCTCGCGATCTTCGTTCTCGACGCGATCTGA
- a CDS encoding DUF7350 domain-containing protein, protein MNRRAVLRGAAAACTLGAAGCLERLGFEEESAWANPPLVEDRPDAVYLPAGAEEMGAYGTASEGDYALELSYTFPHRFWIPGQGGSRVDVDADDSMHLMVTVWDVDTETVLPVDVSLELRQGGEPVDGVPAAPWPMLSQRMGFHYGDNVRLPGEGQYTLGARVGPVDAVRTGAFEGRLNEAATLEVDFAFERSDIHDLEFTFVDEDRRGERDALPLMDHGEHDSDDHDDDDVGPPPSSQGPPVDDLPGDPLGTERSADAKISAVETGLERFGDDSYLAVLPRTPYNDVVLPFTSLTATVERDGSTAFEDSLSETLDHEFGHHYGAAIDPLEAGDEVTVSVDAPPQVSRHDGYETAFFDFEDVTFTIE, encoded by the coding sequence ATGAACCGTCGGGCCGTCCTCCGCGGCGCGGCCGCCGCCTGTACGCTCGGCGCCGCCGGCTGTCTCGAGCGCCTCGGCTTCGAGGAGGAGTCCGCCTGGGCGAACCCGCCGCTCGTGGAGGATCGACCCGACGCCGTCTACCTCCCCGCCGGCGCCGAGGAGATGGGCGCCTACGGGACGGCCAGCGAGGGCGATTACGCCCTCGAGCTGTCGTACACGTTCCCCCACCGGTTCTGGATACCCGGCCAGGGCGGCAGTCGGGTCGACGTCGACGCCGACGACAGCATGCACCTCATGGTGACCGTCTGGGACGTCGACACCGAGACCGTCCTGCCGGTGGACGTCTCCCTCGAGCTCCGCCAGGGCGGCGAGCCGGTCGACGGCGTCCCCGCTGCACCGTGGCCGATGCTCTCCCAGCGGATGGGGTTTCACTACGGCGACAACGTCCGGCTGCCCGGCGAAGGCCAGTACACGCTCGGTGCCCGCGTCGGCCCCGTCGACGCCGTCAGAACCGGTGCGTTCGAGGGCCGGCTGAACGAGGCCGCGACGCTCGAGGTCGACTTCGCGTTCGAGCGTTCGGACATCCACGACCTCGAGTTCACGTTCGTCGACGAGGATCGACGCGGGGAGCGCGACGCGCTGCCGTTGATGGATCACGGCGAGCACGACTCCGACGACCACGATGACGACGACGTCGGACCGCCGCCCTCCTCGCAGGGACCGCCCGTCGACGACCTTCCCGGCGACCCGCTCGGGACCGAACGCAGCGCGGACGCGAAGATTTCCGCCGTGGAAACGGGCCTCGAGCGATTCGGCGACGACTCGTACCTGGCCGTCCTCCCGCGGACGCCGTACAACGACGTCGTCCTGCCGTTTACGTCCCTGACCGCGACGGTCGAGCGCGACGGCTCGACGGCGTTCGAGGACTCGCTCTCGGAGACGCTCGACCACGAGTTCGGCCACCACTACGGGGCCGCGATCGACCCGCTCGAGGCGGGCGACGAGGTGACGGTGTCGGTCGACGCTCCGCCGCAGGTCTCTCGCCACGACGGGTACGAGACGGCGTTCTTCGATTTCGAAGACGTAACGTTCACGATCGAGTGA
- a CDS encoding DUF192 domain-containing protein: MTPLRSPTLNRRTVLTGLAASLGSFGLAGCLDVTDGGEEATKNSDSSDESSTEIHADSSDESSTEIHADYESTDVRVTTPDGDELGEVTAAIADTPNLQRLGLSDTEELPEDRAMLFVYEGIEDRRFGMPDMSFGIDIVFADDEGVITSIFHAPQPEPDDAESEHIYPGRGQYVLEVVYEWTAERGVEEGDVLNFDL; the protein is encoded by the coding sequence ATGACACCGCTGCGCTCGCCGACCTTGAACCGACGGACCGTTCTCACAGGACTCGCCGCAAGCCTCGGTTCCTTCGGGCTTGCAGGGTGTCTCGACGTCACCGACGGAGGCGAGGAGGCGACGAAGAACTCGGACTCGAGCGACGAGTCTTCGACGGAGATTCACGCGGATTCGAGCGACGAGTCTTCGACGGAGATTCACGCGGACTACGAGTCGACCGACGTTCGCGTGACGACTCCCGACGGCGACGAACTGGGCGAAGTGACGGCGGCGATCGCCGATACGCCGAACCTTCAGCGACTCGGCCTCAGCGACACCGAAGAGCTCCCCGAAGATCGCGCCATGCTGTTCGTCTACGAAGGGATCGAGGACCGGAGGTTCGGCATGCCGGACATGTCGTTCGGGATCGACATCGTGTTCGCCGATGACGAGGGAGTCATAACGAGTATTTTTCACGCGCCGCAACCCGAACCGGACGATGCCGAAAGCGAACACATCTATCCCGGTCGCGGACAGTACGTTCTGGAAGTCGTCTACGAGTGGACCGCTGAACGCGGCGTCGAGGAGGGGGACGTCCTGAACTTCGACCTGTGA
- a CDS encoding SCO family protein — translation MERRTYLQALGAAGLGGIAGCLEDTLDIGGDSQTVLDDPETPGDPTHPVHGEEFPSFSLPDPISDETVSLEDFVGERAFLMTFFYTSCPDGACPSLLLRLRRVQEDAIERGYADDIGLLALTFDPDRDTPEILEEYGKEQGVDLEAGNWNFLRPENNEAAEKVVEEDIGMPIKRVEDHDALGHGDGDGNQTDEGTGQDDGDGTNGTREDGNETDHDHDENQTDEGHDEGSHDGGDEGYAFVHYNLIVLVNDRGIVERAYPRAIDPQNGVSVETIVEHSRTVVQG, via the coding sequence ATGGAACGGCGGACGTATCTCCAGGCGCTCGGGGCGGCAGGCCTCGGCGGTATCGCCGGGTGTCTCGAAGACACGCTAGACATCGGAGGAGACAGTCAAACCGTCCTCGACGACCCCGAAACTCCCGGAGATCCGACGCATCCGGTCCACGGGGAGGAGTTTCCGTCGTTTTCGCTCCCGGACCCGATCAGCGACGAGACGGTTTCGCTCGAGGACTTCGTCGGCGAACGGGCGTTTTTGATGACGTTTTTCTACACCTCGTGTCCGGACGGCGCCTGTCCGTCGCTACTCCTGCGGCTTCGGCGCGTCCAGGAAGACGCCATCGAACGCGGCTACGCGGACGACATCGGACTGCTCGCGCTGACGTTCGACCCCGACCGGGACACGCCCGAGATTCTGGAGGAGTACGGCAAAGAACAGGGCGTCGACCTCGAGGCCGGAAACTGGAACTTCCTCCGTCCCGAGAACAACGAGGCGGCCGAGAAGGTCGTCGAGGAAGACATCGGGATGCCCATAAAGCGCGTCGAGGATCACGACGCGCTCGGTCACGGCGACGGGGACGGAAACCAGACGGACGAAGGCACCGGACAGGACGACGGGGACGGAACGAACGGGACTCGCGAGGACGGAAACGAGACGGACCACGATCACGACGAAAATCAGACGGACGAGGGTCACGACGAGGGGTCCCACGACGGTGGTGACGAGGGGTACGCCTTCGTCCACTACAACCTGATCGTACTCGTCAACGACCGCGGGATCGTCGAACGCGCGTATCCGCGCGCGATCGATCCGCAAAACGGCGTCAGCGTCGAGACGATCGTCGAGCACAGCAGAACGGTGGTGCAAGGGTAA